In the genome of Geotrypetes seraphini chromosome 16, aGeoSer1.1, whole genome shotgun sequence, one region contains:
- the TM9SF1 gene encoding transmembrane 9 superfamily member 1, with protein sequence MASMTGISLFCLLWVFAIKNCSAGEGRYKIGEQVMLYVNKVGPYHNPQETYHYYQLPVCSPKEIRHKSLTLGEVLDGDRMAESMYKIQFRQNMDNVPLCELKLDANQVQTLRQAIEELYYFEFVLDEIPIRGFLGYMEESGFLPHTHKLGLWTHLDFNVHYNNDRVIFANVSVQDVKPFSLDDGREPLSLTHTYSVHWYETLVTYERRGDRLQNSSFFPKTLEIHWLSIINSLVLVFLLTGFVIIILMRVLKSDLARYNLDEDAGDDFDQGDNGWKIIHTDVFRFPPYKSLLCAVLGVGSQFLALGTGIIVMALLGIFNIHRHGAINSAAILLYALTCCISGYVSSNFYRKIGGERWVWNIILTTSLFSAPFFLTWSVVNSVHWVNGSTQALPVTTILLLLTVWLVVGFPLTVIGGIFGKNNAGSFEAPCRTKNIAREIPQQPWYKSALVHMTIGGFLPFSAISVELYYIFATVWGREQYTLYGILFLVFAILLSVGACISVALTYFQLSGEDHRWWWRSVLSTGSTGGFIFLYSIFYYCRRSNMSGSMQTVEFFGYTFLTAFVFFLMLGTVSFAASLKFIRYIYVNLKMD encoded by the exons ATGGCTTCCATGACTGGCATTTCCCTTTTCTGTCTGTTATGGGTCTTTGCTATCAAGAACTGCTCAGCAGGTGAAGGCCGCTACAAGATTGGGGAGCAGGTCATGTTATATGTGAACAAAGTAGGACCCTACCACAACCCTCAGGAGACTTATCACTACTACCAGCTCCCAGTCTGCTCTCCAAAGGAAATCCGCCACAAGAGCCTCACTCTCGGGGAGGTGTTGGATGGGGATCGTATGGCTGAATCCATGTACAAAATACAGTTTCGTCAAAACATGGACAATGTCCCTCTTTGTGAGCTGAAACTTGATGCCAACCAG GTGCAGACCCTGCGGCAGGCCATTGAAGAACTGTATTACTTTGAATTTGTTCTGGATGAGATCCCTATCCGGGGCTTCCTAGGTTATATGGAGGAGAGCGGCTTCCTGCCACATACTCACAAACTGGGACTCTGGACCCACCTGGATTTTAACGTGCATTACAATAACGATCGCGTCATTTTTGCTAATGTCAGCGTGCAGGACGTCAAACCTTTTAGCCTGGATGATGGTCGGGAGCCACTTAGCCTGACCCACACTTATAGTGTGCATTGGTATGAGACTTTGGTGACTTACGAGCGGCGTGGGGACCGCTTACAGAACTCCAGCTTCTTTCCAAAGACCCTGGAGATACACTGGCTTTCCATCATCAACTCTCTGGTGCTGGTCTTCCTGCTCACTGGCTTCGTGATCATCATCCTGATGAGGGTGCTGAAGAGCGACCTTGCTCGCTACAACCTGGATGAAGATGCTGGTGATGACTTTGACCAGGGCGACAATGGCTGGAAGATCATCCACACTGACGTCTTCCGTTTTCCACCATACAAGAGTCTGCTGTGTGCTGTACTGGGTGTGGGTTCCCAGTTTCTTGCCCTGGGCACTG GTATCATTGTCATGGCTCTCTTGGGAATATTTAATATTCACCGTCACGGTGCTATAAACTCGGCTGCCATCCTCCTCTACGCACTCACCTGTTGCATCTCTGGTTACGTATCCAGCAACTTTTATCGCAAGATTGGAGGAGAGCGCTGGGTCTGGAACATTATTCTCACCACCAGTCTATTCTCAG CTCCCTTTTTCCTGACCTGGAGTGTAGTGAACTCTGTCCACTGGGTCAATGGTTCCACACAGGCTCTGCCTGTCACCACCATCCTCCTTCTCCTCACTGTGTGGCTGGTCGTCGGCTTCCCTCTCACGGTCATCGGTGGCATCTTTGGCAAGAACAATGCTGGCAGTTTTGAAGCTCCATGCCGGACCAAGAATATTGCCCGAGAAATCCCTCAACAGCCCTGGTACAAGTCTGCCTTGGTGCACATGACCATCGGAGGCTTCTTGCCATTCAG TGCCATCTCGGTGGAACTGTATTACATCTTCGCCACCGTGTGGGGCCGAGAGCAGTATACACTCTACGGAATCCTCTTCCTGGTCTTCGCCATCCTTCTGAGCGTGGGCGCCTGCATCTCGGTGGCGCTGACCTACTTCCAGCTTTCGGGGGAGGACCACCGCTGGTGGTGGCGCTCTGTGCTGAGCACTGGCTCCACGGGGGGCTTCATCTTCCTCTACTCCATCTTTTACTACTGTCGCCGTTCCAACATGTCGGGGAGCATGCAGACAGTGGAGTTCTTTGGCTACACCTTCCTCACTGCTTTTGTGTTTTTCCTCATGTTGGGCACCGTTTCTTTTGCTGCATCCCTCAAGTTTATTCGTTACATCTATGTGAACCTGAAGATGGATTGA